Below is a window of Vanacampus margaritifer isolate UIUO_Vmar chromosome 11, RoL_Vmar_1.0, whole genome shotgun sequence DNA.
GAAGTTACATATTGAATCGGGGTTATTCAAATATAACTTGATCcatttgattttaaatgaaGGGGGCGGGAAGTACGGAGCGGTAAATAGCGTCACAATGACGTCAAACACTACACGCGCTAGGCACCGCCTCCGTTCGACGTCGTTGCTACAGCAACATGTCAGTGGGTCAATAATAATGTAGCTCAGTCTGAACAGGGCCAGatcggatttggacacttgctaaaaCTAGTCTGAACAGTCAGCCCTAAAAATCGTATTTGAGTTGGAATCCGATTGGAGTTAGATATGCCTGCAGTCTGCACGCAGCCTAATAAATAACACCTACATATGGCTATGTACTGTATGAATCAGTTATGCAGCAATTAATCAAGCCTAAATGAATACGTCAAACAATAGATAAAAGAATATGAGTTGACTAGAGCTTTATGCCATAAGATTGTCGCATagatatgacatttttttgtggatttagGAATTTCCGAGTAGTCTTTAAAGGCATCGTGAACTATTTCTTCCTGTATTGCTGTGGCTAAGTAAACCTCATGACCAGACGTATTTGTGCACAGTTGACAGCGTTGACACGCTCTTGGAGTTTAGGTAAGAAGTGTGTGCACCACGTAGGGTCTTCCTGTCGGGGAAAAGGTTAGTTAGCGGCAAGCATGTCAGTAAACAATGAATGACAACAACATGCCGGAGCCCGTTCAAACGCTCGCCTTCTTGTTCGTCACCGTAACTGTGTCGATTATCGCCACATTGTTCTATTTGAACATGGAAGGTAAAGTGAGACCATGTGTTTAATGTACTGTCATTTCTGTTTTATGGCGTTCTTTCTGTCATATTCTCCGTTTTGTCGAAGTATTGACACCTTACGCTCATGTTGTTAGCTATGAATTTGACTTGGTGGTCTTTAGGACCCCGCAGACACCACGTAAACCAGGGGGTTGACGCGAACCGACACTCTCAGAGGACCGATCAGAGGTCAGTTTTTAAATTCTCAAAAATGAGACTAAGACGGGAATTGATTTGGAAAGCTGGTCCTTGTTCAGTTTTGTTGAAACTTCCCTGCTTGGGCATTTTTGTCAACGACGTAGAGGGATAAACATGGCAAGGTTTTAGCTAGAACACGGAGATTCGACGTGCAAATGCGCCCTCATTTGAACAATACGCACGCTTTCACCATTTCAAGACACCAGAGGTAACCAGAGGTTTTTGGAGACGAGACAGGTAGAGAACCAGGCCAGCTACATCCATCCCAACTACTCGAGGCTCGGCTATGCTGCTCAACAACACAACGCGGGGCTTTCTGTGGTCGGACGCGGAGACGAGGACGTTATTGAACATCTGGGGGGAGCAGGACGTCCAGGAGGCGCTGGACGGCAACTTCCGCAACAGCTTCGTGTACCGCGATGTGTCCCGGAGGCTGGCGGCGATGGGCTTCGAGCGCACGCCGGAGCAGTGCAGGGTGCGGATTAAGAGCCTCAAAAGACAATACTTGCTGGCCAAGGAGGGCAATCTGCGCAACAACAGGCAATATCACAAAATCGCCAAGTTCTACGACACCATGGAGCGGATCCTGAGCAATCGGCCTGCCCTTGACCCCCAAGAGTTCATAGATGGCGGGCCGGGAGGGGAGGAGGCCGTGGATGGCTTGGATGAGGATGCGGAGGATGCTCAGGACGTCTACTCCGAAAGTACTGGAGACTGTCCCTTCCCCGCCGAGACTGAAGTCAAGCTGGAGTACCCCAGTATTCCCATCCCCATCCCGGTTAAAGTCACAGTGGGCAATAACAGTAAGTGCACATGCATTCCATTGTTACGCGTCTAAATGATTGCTTATTGTGGTTTTGTGTCAAAGATACAAGATACAGATACAGTtacatatttgttatttatgGTAGAATGCAGTGTATGTAACATGGCGGGATTCAGGACAGATGAATTCAGTTGATCCGGTTTAACTCAATCCGTTCCAGATTTTTtcggatttaaaaacaaaatcagtgACTGAATTAATCTGTTGCAGTCGCCAttataaaacctttattaactgtACAGACAAGGGACTTTAATTAAACATGTGATACCCAACCAGTATTCAGTGAGAGATCTTCAAGTGTGCTACCAGAAATTATTCAAACTCACTTAATTGGTCATTGTATCTTCACCTTTCTATGCCAGCTACTTGAAATGACGAACGGagcaattaaatgctcttccactagatggcagaggGTAAATAATTCACCTGCGCATCCACAgtttatgacatttttgtttggtggtgttcGCGATATTTTTTTCgacctaatgtaaaatgtgtattttgactttttgagaATCGCTGCACTATGCTCTTATGATTAATGGTCTAATTAATGCATTGTGGATGTAGCTCAAATTTGAGCACATTTTTAATGATGacttattttctgtattttaatattaaaagtaAGCCTCTATTTCTATCAAAAGAGAAGATACTTAAAACACTCTTAACTAAATGTGATACAGACGTGCCTCTTTTTAGCATTCCACTGTCACACAAATGTGAAAAGAAGTCATCCTTACTTGCTATGTCTTCCTTGCAGTCAACTCTTCAGGTCTCAAGTCTCACAGGTCGTGAGGCGTTACGGTCAACCTGCAAAAGTAAAAAGTGGTGCTGAAAAACACTGTCTTACAGTCAACAATGCGCTAACAGTGGAGAAGCTAGGCCTCCatgataacattttattttttttccttcccacaaatttgatgtgtgattttaatctatttcccccctttgcttaaaaaaaaaaaaaaaaagtatgacgaTGACATTTAAGTACAGTTTTGCTCCCGTAATAACTtttgaaacatattttattgCCTATCAATTCTAATATAAAATATCAATAATGTGTTCAAATCATGTTGTCATGTTTCTTTTTCATGGTACAAAGAGGCATAGAAAATGGAGGTGAATTTGTATGTAGCAAATCGCAATTAGTCAGGGCAACACTTGTCTCATAGCTAACCAGTCAATCTGAGGCTAGCGCTAAGAGCATTGTTAGTGGATTACCACATTTTACTAGCTAGCCATCAAAAGTGTGGAGCTGCTACCTCTACATTTAAATCCAAATGTCTCGTTTCTCCTTCAGGTACATCCGAAAGACCTCTCAACAGCAGCCAGTTGGCGGCAAACTGCTCCGCCTCCACACCCAAgcaacggcggcggcggcgcgttAACTTCCCCATGGAGAGGCTAATGGAGCAATTCCTGAAGCAGAGCTCGCAGGCCGAGGACAACTTCTACCGCATGGAGGAGCGCCGCTTGCAGGCCGAGGACAGCCGGCGCGAGGCGGAGCACGCCAGAGAGCTTCACATGCTTCAGATGCTCGGGCAGATGTTCTCTAACATCTCCTCGGCCAGGCCGAGCTCGGGAACGGCGCCCCCTCCTCACTTGAAAACCGGCGTGCCCGTCCACACCCCCGTGTTTTCCCAAACCTGCACACCCCACCAGCCCACGCCCCCAACAGACAGTTTGGCCAAGCAGGGTCAGATGTTGAAGCCTGACTCTCAGCCATTAGGTATTATTGGAGCTGTCACCTGTGCAGACAGCAGGTTGAGGTGGAGCTGGCACTCAATGATGCTTATGtgacccccgcccccacccttTTCCGAATGCGTCTTTAATCTGATGGTTTATTGCACTTGGTCTTTTTGATTTATATTAGACAGgaataaaaaagtcaaatcacTGTCATAAACAAAACGTGCACCAAATATAAATCCAAATTGGGTATGTGTGGAAGCAATTTAAATTAaagaggggaagtcaaccttaaacatttcttgacaataatatatgtgacctcactagtctaaacatgacattctgattaatattacatttgtggaatatgagttgtgcagaaaaatccaaccatttttatccatctcggggcggccattttgccacttgctgtcgactgaagatgacatcacagttgctcgggcaATGACTattcacggctcacctgttttctgaagctgagctgtgatcggttgttacttgagacctgtgatgtcattttcactcgacagcaagtgacaaaatgaccGCCTTcagatattgataaaaaatgcTGGACTTTGCGgctttaactcatattccactaacgcaaaaTTGACCaacataccatatttagactagtggggctgcatagaacatatcgtCAAGAAATTTTGGGAGGGTTTTGACTTCCACTTAGACCATGGAAAATGCAACACGGAGAATTTATCTCACTCAAATCAGATGGTAGTGTGTTGTGCTTATGTAGGATAAGATTACATTTTGCACCCTCGGACAAGGGATGGACATTTGcctaagaggaaaaaaaatattgaatattcatgtatcatttttattttagtttgcacaaatacaaaaagtgtgtttttgcacatttcaaAAGTTCTTCTGACAGTAAGTAGCACAATCCATTTTGTCTCTGTTCCTTCAAGACACGGTAATCTAAAATCAATTCCACATAAAAACAACTTCCTTTTAGCTATTAAGATCTGACGAACTTTTTAGCTTTTAGTTTAAACCAAACCGTGTTTCAACCTTGTTTTATTCCTGCAGTGTTTGAGCGCCGTTACAGCTTGGCCCCGGCATCTGACGGGGGCATGGATGAGCACGTCCTGTCTCTAGTGAAGAAGATAGTCCCTCCGTTGTCCAGCCACAAGCACAAGGGACAAGATGGCCGAATCGGGATCATTGGCGGATGCCAAGAGTATGTCACACGCGTGCGCACGCCAGCTTCGGATTTCATTTCCTGTATTGATCACATTTGATTTCACCCTCTAATGCTTCCATCTTCACCTTCAAGCTACACTGGAGCACCATATTTTGCCGCCATCTCCGCACTGAAAGTGGTATGTAAAATATGCCCCGACTGTCTATTTGTACATTAAATTCAGTGATGCTGCAACGTCTTTGTCTTGTCTCCAGGGTGCTGACTTGTCTCACGTGTTCTGCACCAAAGACGCTGCAGCTGTAATCAAATCCTACAGCCCTGAGCTCATAGTTCATCCTGTGCTGTGAGTAGACTATTTGTGTAAACTGATCATGCGAACAGATGGCAAAAAAACTCCAGTATTCAGTTTCTGCCTCACTTTGGTCACAGTTAAAAAACGATGATGATCCAGTCTAATTGCTTTATCTATGCAGTATTTGATCACATGACACGTGATTGGTCGTGCAGGAGAAGGGAGCATGAGGGGGATAGTTGGACCTCTAAAGTTGGTTAGAgtgggtttatttatttattttattattattatttttttaatcttaaacaaAACATACTCATGGATTGAATCTTTTAGATGTTCACTGAGATGAAGTCCTTCCTGATGTCATGCATCAGAATTATTGACCTCTGTTGACTTGAGagtttgttcattttgttccaAGTGTGTGTATCtaattttaatgtgtttatgtgTACCTTTTTAAAAGGGACAGTCCAAACGCGGTGGAGGAGATTGAAAAATGGCTCCCGAGACTGCACAGCCTTGTGGTGGGACCTGGTCTAGGGAGAGAAGACTTGTTATTAAAAACAGCCAAGGCACGTACTGAATATTTGCATGCATTTAACGAGTACATGGAAGTAAGGGctcatatgttagcattaatatAGACTAGTTGGTTATTTACATGCTGGGGATTCTGTTACATACTGTAGTTTGGATTTACATGTACTCGCCATGCTTCATGTAACacaattatgctttttttttatgctctcaAGTGACTCAATGCAAATTATACATCATGAACAAACAGGAGGAAATGCAGGAAATTTTATATCTTAAGATCAGAAGCAGGCGTATCGTAGATAAAATTGATCACATTCTGCTGTTGCGACTGAAGCATAAATAGACAGATTGGATGTAAATGTTTCCCTGTCTAGTTGGAAAGCTGGTAAATTAAAGTTTCATTCACCATTTATTTAACCCATTGACAAAAGGAGGAGGTAATTTTTGCATAttacaaataaacaactgaaaaatgatcaaataaaaatgtgttttgcatTCAAAAAGTATGCTACTAATGTGGAATATGCGACCCACTTATACAATAATAAgggatatttaaaatatgtttttggataTGACCTATGAGGACAAAATGTTGAATCCAACGTATCTTGAACCAGAATATTTTCACAAGTAATATATTTCTCCCTTGTAGGAGGTGATTGAGAAATCCAAAGCAAGAGATATTCCAATCGTCATCGACGCAGTGAGTATTTGCCTGCATCAACTTTGTCTTGTCTTTACAAAGTTATAGcgactttttctttgtttgcctTCGACAGGACGGATTGTGGCTGGTCACAAAGCAGCCGTCTGTTATTCAGGGCTACCAGAAGGGCATCATCACGCCCAACTTCATGGAGTTCACGCGCCTGTACGAGACGCTGGTGGGTCTCTCGCCAAGTGATCAGTTCAAAAACGTCTGTGCCAAAAGTGTTTGAATCCTGCGTGTTGTCATGTCAGCAACACAAGGCTGTGGACAGCGGTGATCACCGTAGTAGCGTCCTGCAGCTAAGCGAAACCATGGGAAACATCACCGTGCTACTTAAGGGAGAGAAGGATCTCATTGCGGATGGTAGCACAGGTTTGTATTGAGCCTGCTGCTGATTGAGTGTTTATATCAGTGA
It encodes the following:
- the naxd gene encoding ATP-dependent (S)-NAD(P)H-hydrate dehydratase isoform X4, with the translated sequence MTRRICAQLTALTRSWSLVFERRYSLAPASDGGMDEHVLSLVKKIVPPLSSHKHKGQDGRIGIIGGCQDYTGAPYFAAISALKVGADLSHVFCTKDAAAVIKSYSPELIVHPVLDSPNAVEEIEKWLPRLHSLVVGPGLGREDLLLKTAKEVIEKSKARDIPIVIDADGLWLVTKQPSVIQGYQKGIITPNFMEFTRLYETLQHKAVDSGDHRSSVLQLSETMGNITVLLKGEKDLIADGSTVVACSTEGSGRRCGGQGDLLSGSAGVLAHWAYAAAQAGLITGVNPSVVAAMGASSLTRQCNRQAFQRHGRSTTTTDMIQEIGPVFKNLFER
- the naxd gene encoding ATP-dependent (S)-NAD(P)H-hydrate dehydratase isoform X2; translated protein: MTRRICAQLTALTRSWSLGTSERPLNSSQLAANCSASTPKQRRRRRVNFPMERLMEQFLKQSSQAEDNFYRMEERRLQAEDSRREAEHARELHMLQMLGQMFSNISSARPSSGTAPPPHLKTGVPVHTPVFSQTCTPHQPTPPTDSLAKQGQMLKPDSQPLVFERRYSLAPASDGGMDEHVLSLVKKIVPPLSSHKHKGQDGRIGIIGGCQDYTGAPYFAAISALKVGADLSHVFCTKDAAAVIKSYSPELIVHPVLDSPNAVEEIEKWLPRLHSLVVGPGLGREDLLLKTAKEVIEKSKARDIPIVIDADGLWLVTKQPSVIQGYQKGIITPNFMEFTRLYETLQHKAVDSGDHRSSVLQLSETMGNITVLLKGEKDLIADGSTVVACSTEGSGRRCGGQGDLLSGSAGVLAHWAYAAAQAGLITGVNPSVVAAMGASSLTRQCNRQAFQRHGRSTTTTDMIQEIGPVFKNLFER
- the naxd gene encoding ATP-dependent (S)-NAD(P)H-hydrate dehydratase isoform X3 → MNDNNMPEPVQTLAFLFVTVTVSIIATLFYLNMEVFERRYSLAPASDGGMDEHVLSLVKKIVPPLSSHKHKGQDGRIGIIGGCQDYTGAPYFAAISALKVGADLSHVFCTKDAAAVIKSYSPELIVHPVLDSPNAVEEIEKWLPRLHSLVVGPGLGREDLLLKTAKEVIEKSKARDIPIVIDADGLWLVTKQPSVIQGYQKGIITPNFMEFTRLYETLQHKAVDSGDHRSSVLQLSETMGNITVLLKGEKDLIADGSTVVACSTEGSGRRCGGQGDLLSGSAGVLAHWAYAAAQAGLITGVNPSVVAAMGASSLTRQCNRQAFQRHGRSTTTTDMIQEIGPVFKNLFER
- the naxd gene encoding ATP-dependent (S)-NAD(P)H-hydrate dehydratase isoform X1, producing MLLNNTTRGFLWSDAETRTLLNIWGEQDVQEALDGNFRNSFVYRDVSRRLAAMGFERTPEQCRVRIKSLKRQYLLAKEGNLRNNRQYHKIAKFYDTMERILSNRPALDPQEFIDGGPGGEEAVDGLDEDAEDAQDVYSESTGDCPFPAETEVKLEYPSIPIPIPVKVTVGNNSTSERPLNSSQLAANCSASTPKQRRRRRVNFPMERLMEQFLKQSSQAEDNFYRMEERRLQAEDSRREAEHARELHMLQMLGQMFSNISSARPSSGTAPPPHLKTGVPVHTPVFSQTCTPHQPTPPTDSLAKQGQMLKPDSQPLVFERRYSLAPASDGGMDEHVLSLVKKIVPPLSSHKHKGQDGRIGIIGGCQDYTGAPYFAAISALKVGADLSHVFCTKDAAAVIKSYSPELIVHPVLDSPNAVEEIEKWLPRLHSLVVGPGLGREDLLLKTAKEVIEKSKARDIPIVIDADGLWLVTKQPSVIQGYQKGIITPNFMEFTRLYETLQHKAVDSGDHRSSVLQLSETMGNITVLLKGEKDLIADGSTVVACSTEGSGRRCGGQGDLLSGSAGVLAHWAYAAAQAGLITGVNPSVVAAMGASSLTRQCNRQAFQRHGRSTTTTDMIQEIGPVFKNLFER